In Rattus rattus isolate New Zealand chromosome 9, Rrattus_CSIRO_v1, whole genome shotgun sequence, a genomic segment contains:
- the LOC116909414 gene encoding lipase maturation factor 1 isoform X1 — MGTRYRYIEGDRPGSQTYHSESAPTGGPHRQWEPELPELAHHRAQPGLLRRCNLGIPVSLRTTRPKEASPGDAEGRCTEGPAQAKILSITKERTEVILQGTANPNASAPDAVWEDYEFKCKPGDPWRRPCLISPYHYRLDWLMWFAAFQTYEQNEWIIHLTGKLLADDAEALSLLALNPFEGRAPPRWIRGEHYRYKFSLPGGQHAAQGKWWIRKRIGPYFPPLGLEDLKEYFKTREWPLPEPPSRHTLK; from the exons ATGGGCACCCGGTACAGGTACATAGAGGGAGACCGCCCCGGGTCCCAAACATATCACAGTGAGTCTGCACCCACAGGTGGTCCTCATCGTCAGTGGGAACCTGAGCTTCCTGAACTGGCTCACCATCGTGCCCAGCCTGGCCTGCTTCGACGATGCAACCTTGGGATTCCTGTTTCCCTCAGGACCACGAGGCCTAAAGAAGCGAGTCCTGGAGATGCAGAGGGAAGATGCACAGAGGGTCCAGCCCAAGCCAAGATACTTAG TATCACCAAAGAACGGACTGAGGTGATCCTGCAGGGCACAGCGAACCCCAATGCCAGTGCGCCTGATGCAGTGTGGGAGGACTACGAATTCAAGTGCAAACCAGGGGACCCCTGGAGGCGGCCATGCCTCATCTCTCCATACCACTACCGCCTGGACTGGCTAATGTGGTTCGCAGCTTTCCAG ACCTATGAGCAAAACGAGTGGATCATTCACCTGACGGGAAAGCTCCTAGCTGATGATGCTGAGGCCCTGTCCCTACTCGCCCTTAACCCCTTTGAGGGTAGGGCTCCTCCCAG GTGGATCCGAGGAGAGCACTACCGATACAAGTTCAGCCTCCCCGGTGGCCAGCACGCCGCCCAGGGCAAGTGGTGGATACGCAAGCGAATTGGTCCTTACTTCCCCCCACTCGGCCTGGAGGACCTGAAGGAATACTTTAAGACTCGGGAGTGGCCACTGCCAGAGCCCCCATCTAGACACACCCTGAAATAA
- the LOC116909414 gene encoding lipase maturation factor 1 isoform X2: MQREDAQRVQPKPRYLGCVVRQVANISLGILVAWLSVPVVINLLSSKQVMNTSFNPLRIVNTYGAFGSITKERTEVILQGTANPNASAPDAVWEDYEFKCKPGDPWRRPCLISPYHYRLDWLMWFAAFQTYEQNEWIIHLTGKLLADDAEALSLLALNPFEGRAPPRWIRGEHYRYKFSLPGGQHAAQGKWWIRKRIGPYFPPLGLEDLKEYFKTREWPLPEPPSRHTLK; the protein is encoded by the exons ATGCAGAGGGAAGATGCACAGAGGGTCCAGCCCAAGCCAAGATACTTAG GCTGCGTGGTGCGGCAAGTGGCCAACATCTCCCTGGGCATCCTGGTGGCCTGGCTCAGCGTACCCGTGGTTATCAACCTCCTAAGCTCCAAGCAGGTCATGAACACCTCCTTCAACCCACTCAGGATTGTCAACACCTATGGGGCCTTCGGAAG TATCACCAAAGAACGGACTGAGGTGATCCTGCAGGGCACAGCGAACCCCAATGCCAGTGCGCCTGATGCAGTGTGGGAGGACTACGAATTCAAGTGCAAACCAGGGGACCCCTGGAGGCGGCCATGCCTCATCTCTCCATACCACTACCGCCTGGACTGGCTAATGTGGTTCGCAGCTTTCCAG ACCTATGAGCAAAACGAGTGGATCATTCACCTGACGGGAAAGCTCCTAGCTGATGATGCTGAGGCCCTGTCCCTACTCGCCCTTAACCCCTTTGAGGGTAGGGCTCCTCCCAG GTGGATCCGAGGAGAGCACTACCGATACAAGTTCAGCCTCCCCGGTGGCCAGCACGCCGCCCAGGGCAAGTGGTGGATACGCAAGCGAATTGGTCCTTACTTCCCCCCACTCGGCCTGGAGGACCTGAAGGAATACTTTAAGACTCGGGAGTGGCCACTGCCAGAGCCCCCATCTAGACACACCCTGAAATAA